Proteins from one Candidatus Scalindua japonica genomic window:
- a CDS encoding CpsD/CapB family tyrosine-protein kinase: MSKIYKALEHARQEQKGLKEIPFADNIAERSPAKVHKKIDMEDEMILLYQNINSLLSEFPNKIIQFISSSRGEGTSSVIREFARISTSKLDKNVLLLDAKSNSCHSKFFGIKPRGGVAEVISNGRSINDVLHQIGNSKLYVGQLSLNGDYVTSIFGSPKISDIFEELKQKFDYILIDSPSADTSSDIIAISNKVHGVVMVVEADHTKWQKINIVKEKIKNNGGNILGVILNKRKHYIPECIYKRL, translated from the coding sequence ATGAGTAAAATATACAAAGCTTTGGAACATGCCAGACAGGAGCAGAAAGGATTAAAGGAGATACCCTTTGCAGATAATATTGCCGAGCGGTCTCCTGCAAAGGTCCATAAAAAAATTGATATGGAAGATGAGATGATACTCCTTTATCAAAACATCAATTCTCTTCTTTCTGAATTTCCGAACAAGATTATTCAGTTTATTAGTTCATCCAGAGGAGAAGGCACTTCCTCTGTGATTCGGGAATTTGCCAGAATTTCTACTTCCAAACTTGATAAAAACGTTTTGTTATTAGATGCCAAATCTAACTCTTGCCATTCTAAATTCTTTGGTATTAAACCCAGGGGGGGAGTTGCAGAAGTTATTAGTAATGGTAGGTCTATTAACGATGTACTGCATCAGATCGGTAATTCTAAATTATATGTAGGACAACTTTCATTAAATGGGGACTATGTAACTTCAATTTTTGGATCTCCCAAAATTAGTGATATTTTTGAGGAACTAAAACAAAAATTTGATTATATCTTGATAGATTCTCCATCTGCAGATACATCTTCTGATATAATCGCGATATCCAATAAAGTGCATGGGGTTGTCATGGTTGTAGAGGCAGATCACACAAAGTGGCAGAAAATAAATATAGTAAAAGAAAAAATCAAAAATAATGGTGGAAATATACTTGGTGTAATTCTGAATAAAAGAAAGCATTATATTCCAGAATGTATATATAAAAGACTTTAA
- a CDS encoding ExeA family protein produces the protein MYLNFYKLSNEPFNVTPDPEFLFLSEGHKEALASIFYAVENRKGFMAITGEVGVGKTTILRSYIKEIDQNSLKTIYIINANLSFKGLLKTIFDELEITLETDEVFEMVNCLHQVLIKEYKKGHNFVIIIDEVQNMPLETLENLRMLSNLETSTDKLVQILLIGQPEFDNMLEQNNLRQLKQRIAVRSTLSPLTQQESITYIRHRLATVGADDAWVFTKGAINRIIKKAKGTPRILNILCDNALITGYGNQQRPVTGRTVSEVIADFEGKRKFSILRWEFALPIAFALFLVLFLFYSQKSKILSIEKSKELFQETSITFNEEKEIKPDLEKEAAEPIKKNFTTITILERLANPANPHIYLSGSNIVSTKNSEIHDDKAKEVLGSKGVTIDENYETANYVTK, from the coding sequence ATGTACCTGAACTTTTACAAACTCAGTAATGAACCTTTCAATGTGACACCGGATCCGGAGTTTCTATTCTTAAGTGAAGGACATAAGGAGGCGTTAGCCTCAATATTCTACGCGGTAGAAAATAGGAAAGGATTTATGGCAATAACCGGTGAAGTTGGGGTAGGGAAAACAACCATACTGCGTTCGTATATTAAAGAGATTGATCAGAATAGCTTAAAAACTATCTATATAATTAATGCCAACCTTTCCTTCAAGGGCCTTCTTAAGACTATTTTCGACGAACTGGAAATTACTCTTGAGACAGATGAAGTCTTTGAAATGGTAAATTGTTTACATCAGGTATTGATAAAGGAATACAAAAAAGGTCATAATTTTGTGATCATAATAGATGAAGTACAAAATATGCCCCTTGAAACGTTGGAAAATCTTCGTATGCTTTCTAATCTGGAGACGTCTACAGATAAACTGGTTCAGATATTACTTATCGGGCAACCTGAGTTTGATAATATGCTTGAGCAAAACAACCTGCGTCAGCTCAAACAGCGCATTGCAGTCAGAAGCACACTATCTCCACTTACTCAGCAAGAGAGTATAACATATATCAGGCACCGATTAGCTACAGTTGGTGCAGATGACGCCTGGGTTTTCACAAAAGGCGCAATTAATCGGATTATTAAAAAAGCCAAAGGTACCCCACGAATCTTAAATATCCTCTGTGACAATGCGCTAATTACCGGATATGGAAATCAGCAAAGGCCGGTTACTGGCAGAACAGTCAGTGAAGTTATTGCTGATTTTGAGGGAAAGAGGAAATTTTCTATTTTGAGATGGGAGTTCGCTTTACCAATAGCATTTGCACTATTCTTAGTACTTTTTTTGTTCTATTCACAAAAAAGTAAAATTTTATCAATTGAAAAGAGTAAAGAACTTTTTCAAGAGACAAGTATAACATTTAACGAGGAAAAAGAGATAAAACCTGATTTGGAAAAAGAAGCTGCAGAGCCGATTAAAAAGAACTTTACAACAATTACAATTTTAGAAAGGTTAGCAAATCCTGCAAATCCTCATATCTATCTTAGCGGCAGTAATATTGTCTCAACTAAAAATAGTGAAATACATGATGATAAAGCAAAAGAGGTATTAGGTTCTAAAGGCGTAACAATCGATGAAAATTACGAAACAGCAAACTATGTTACAAAATGA
- a CDS encoding GumC family protein, producing MQLEEHADLELVETGGKDNSLVLRNFLFVIFRNKWKVLLVFLLTSVTATLIVLSIETDIYESQAQILIKPGRENISWDESALAPNLVFAKEGGLNAEISILTSGYVLGRVIELVGQEAILPVLRDDLDSQEQRDQLAERLVLENLSVIPEKGKQQIVTISFKSHDPRIARDVLENLIDVYIDRHIDIHKAEAQPKFFRKQSDKFKSLLIEKEKQLRQYCDKQGIVSIEVQKEEGIARISGLEQNIEETDGLIISSQGRIAMLEKSLDERTEVTELSKVTGKSNPVADSLKQRLIDLKFREVELGNRYLDDSRILVELRSQISFVEAELLKEQETNTELTTGIDANYQAIQLELEQEQAKLQALLLNKQFLKKSLEKRKNNLKKLSNYEAVLLTLQREVDIAKEEYSQYRKSYQQSMISVALDSSRISNVLILQPASLPAFPIESKKKRNLAMGLLLGLVGSVGIAYIREYLDDTIKTVENVEKQLGLPVLTSINYKK from the coding sequence ATGCAACTGGAAGAACATGCAGATTTAGAGTTGGTAGAAACCGGGGGAAAAGATAATTCGCTTGTGTTGCGTAATTTCCTTTTTGTTATCTTTCGAAATAAATGGAAAGTTTTGTTGGTATTTTTATTAACCAGTGTAACTGCTACTTTAATTGTATTGTCAATCGAAACTGATATTTATGAATCTCAAGCACAAATATTGATCAAGCCTGGCAGAGAAAATATATCGTGGGATGAATCGGCGCTTGCGCCTAATTTAGTTTTTGCTAAAGAAGGAGGTTTAAACGCCGAGATATCGATCCTTACCAGCGGGTATGTTCTAGGACGTGTTATTGAGTTAGTCGGGCAGGAAGCGATTCTTCCGGTCTTGCGCGATGATTTAGATTCTCAGGAGCAGAGAGACCAACTGGCAGAGCGGCTGGTACTGGAAAATCTTTCGGTCATTCCAGAAAAGGGTAAACAGCAGATTGTTACCATTAGTTTCAAGTCACATGACCCTCGTATTGCCAGGGACGTGCTTGAGAATTTGATAGACGTTTATATCGATAGGCATATTGATATACATAAAGCTGAGGCGCAGCCCAAATTCTTTCGAAAGCAGTCTGACAAGTTCAAATCTTTATTGATAGAAAAAGAGAAACAATTAAGACAATACTGTGATAAACAGGGAATTGTCTCGATTGAAGTGCAAAAAGAAGAAGGTATAGCCAGGATTAGTGGGCTGGAGCAGAATATAGAAGAGACCGATGGCCTTATAATATCCTCACAAGGAAGGATTGCCATGCTTGAAAAAAGCCTGGATGAACGTACAGAGGTCACAGAACTAAGCAAAGTAACTGGCAAGTCGAACCCTGTGGCAGATTCATTGAAGCAGCGCCTCATTGACCTTAAATTCAGGGAGGTCGAACTTGGCAACAGGTATTTAGATGATTCCAGGATACTGGTAGAACTGCGTTCACAAATCAGTTTTGTAGAGGCCGAACTCTTAAAAGAGCAGGAGACTAATACTGAACTAACCACCGGCATTGATGCCAATTACCAGGCTATACAGCTTGAATTGGAACAGGAACAGGCAAAGCTCCAGGCATTGCTTTTAAACAAACAATTCTTGAAAAAGTCTCTGGAAAAGAGAAAAAATAATTTGAAAAAATTAAGTAATTACGAAGCGGTTTTATTGACTTTGCAGCGAGAAGTTGACATTGCAAAAGAGGAGTATAGTCAGTATCGTAAAAGCTACCAACAATCTATGATATCTGTAGCACTTGATTCAAGCAGAATCTCTAACGTACTTATCCTCCAGCCAGCCAGCTTACCCGCTTTTCCTATAGAATCTAAAAAAAAACGTAATCTTGCAATGGGTTTGCTTTTGGGCCTTGTTGGTAGTGTTGGTATTGCCTACATACGGGAATACCTGGACGACACAATAAAGACGGTTGAGAATGTAGAGAAACAATTAGGATTACCTGTATTAACATCCATAAATTATAAAAAGTAA